The proteins below are encoded in one region of Lactuca sativa cultivar Salinas chromosome 3, Lsat_Salinas_v11, whole genome shotgun sequence:
- the LOC111895824 gene encoding MDIS1-interacting receptor like kinase 2-like, with amino-acid sequence MAKKIMSSSNLLFFSLTLLIITLSHTPNFGSASLEEANALLKWKASLEIPKNSLLSSWIPLPLNSSASVPCTSRFGVVCNADRSIHRLNLSSSDLKGTLHQFPFSLLHNLTHFDLNTNNFFGPIPPEIRLLTNLVYLDFSMNKFSGSIPVELGNLKSLTDLAVYNNQLSGCIPSSFGDLTSLNALYLYENHLSGLIPVELGNLKSLTKLEVGHNQLSGYIPSSLGDLTSLNVLYLFQNQLTGPIPVELGNLKSLIDLEVSNNQLSGSIPSSLGNLTSLNVLYLYENQLSGPIPVELGNLKSLTDLAVHNNQLSGSIPSSLGDLTSLNVLYLYNNQLSGPIPIGLGNLKSLTHLEVSANQLSGSIPSSLANLSNVQWLTLSDNKLSGPIPSELGKLKSLTDLSVYGNQLSGFIPSSFGDLTSLNHLYMHHNQLAGPIPSELAKLKYLTDFQVNNNKISGYIPSEFGNLTKLHRLNLSSNNLVGEIPNEFGKMKNMLELYLAGNHLSGVIPVELGFCELLEVLDLSKNRLNGSIPTSIGQWAHIHFLNLSNNKLSQKIPSEISTLVHLTELDLSHNFLTKEIPSGVQSLQSLQKLDLSHNRLSGSIPDAFKSLPSGIDINLSFNNLSGPVPPYANFVNASIERNPDLCGNITGVKLCPTQIMKKKNDPFHHKLILVIMIPLIGAILLGVFTYGLVSYQQQKKKSPQKPLDEESGDYFSTTTFDGKVVYVDILKATNDFDEAYCIGTGGYGTVYKVELQPNNVVAVKKLHSSSEKVDHNGFINEVRALTNIRHRNIVKLYGYCSHVRHSFLIYEYLENGSLGSILRSDTFIKELDWLKRVNIVKGVANGLAYMHHDCSPPIIHRDISIANILLDSDYEAHISDFGTSKLLKLDSSNWTTITGTYGYIAPELAYTMVATEKCDVYSFGVVALEVVMGKHPGDLITSLPTLSVDYLVLKNVGDSRIPPPSSQVEKQLELVLSLSRACLNSNPHERPTMQQVSNMLMKDLL; translated from the exons ATGGCAAAGAAAATAATGTCTTCttcaaatttattatttttctctCTAACTCTATTAATCATCACACTCTCCCACACACCAAATTTTGGTTCTGCTTCTTTGGAGGAAGCCAATGCTCTTCTTAAATGGAAAGCAAGCCTTGAAATCCCCAAAAACTCCTTACTCTCTTCATGGATTCCCCTCCCTTTGAATTCCAGTGCATCGGTTCCATGCACTTCTAGGTTTGGAGTAGTTTGCAATGCTGATAGGAGCATTCACAGGTTGAACCTCAGTTCATCCGACTTAAAAGGTACACTCCACCAATTTCCATTCTCTTTGCTACACAATCTTACGCATTTTGATCTCAATACAAACAACTTCTTTGGCCCCATCCCACCAGAAATCAGACTCCTTACCAATCTTGTATATCTTGATTTTTCAATGAATAAGTTTTCTGGTTCCATTCCTGTTGAACTTGGGAATTTAAAGTCTCTCACCGATCTTGCGGTGTACAACAATCAACTTAGTGGTTGTATTCCTTCATCATTTGGTGATTTGACATCTTTAAATGCCCTTTATTTGTATGAAAATCATCTCTCTGGTCTCATTCCTGTTGAACTTGGGAATTTAAAGTCTCTCACAAAGCTTGAGGTGGGCCACAATCAACTTAGTGGTTATATTCCTTCATCATTGGGTGATTTGACATCTTTAAATGTCCTTTATTTGTTCCAAAATCAACTCACTGGTCCTATTCCTGTTGAACTTGGGAATTTAAAGTCTCTCATTGATCTTGAGGTAAGCAACAATCAACTTAGTGGTTCTATTCCTTCATCATTGGGTAATTTGACATCTTTGAATGTCCTTTATTTATATGAAAATCAACTCTCTGGTCCCATTCCAGTTGAACTTGGGAATTTAAAGTCTCTCACGGATCTTGCGGTGCACAACAATCAACTTAGTGGTTCTATTCCTTCATCATTGGGTGATTTGACGTCTTTGAATGTCCTTTATTTGTACAACAATCAACTCTCTGGTCCCATTCCTATTGGACTTGGGAATTTGAAGTCTCTAACTCATCTTGAAGTGAGTGCCAATCAGCTTAGTGGTTCTATTCCTTCATCACTAGCAAATTTGAGCAACGTACAATGGCTGACCCTCAGTGATAATAAATTATCTGGTCCCATTCCTAGTGAACTTGGGAAGTTGAAGTCTCTCACTGATCTTTCGGTGTATGGAAATCAGCTTAGTGGTTTTATTCCTTCATCATTTGGTGATTTGACATCTTTAAATCACCTTTATATGCATCACAATCAGCTTGCTGGTCCCATTCCTAGTGAACTTGCCAAGTTGAAGTATCTCACTGATTTTCAGGTGAACAACAATAAAATTAGTGGTTATATTCCTTCAGAGTTTGGAAATTTaactaaattacatagacttaaTCTGTCTTCGAATAATTTGGTTGGTGAGATCCCAAACGAGTTTGGGAAGATGAAAAATATGTTGGAATTGTACTTGGCAGGTAACCATCTTTCAGGTGTTATACCTGTAGAGCTTGGATTTTGTGAACTCCTTGAAGTACTCGATCTATCCAAAAATAGATTGAATGGTTCGATTCCAACAAGTATCGGACAATGGGCACATATCCACTTCTTGAATCTTAGTAATAACAAGCTCAGTCAAAAAATTCCATCGGAGATTAGTACATTAGTTCATCTTACGGAACTTGATTTATCTCATAACTTTCTCACGAAAGAGATACCATCTGGAGTTCAAAGCTTGCAGAGTTTGCAAAAATTGGATCTTTCTCATAATAGACTATCTGGTTCTATTCCAGACGCTTTTAAAAGTTTGCCTAGCGGGATTGATATCAACCTTTCTTTCAATAATCTCTCAGGTCCAGTCCCCCCTTATGCCAACTTTGTGAATGCGTCCATAGAAAGAAATCCAGATTTGTGTGGGAATATTACGGGAGTGAAACTTTGTCCAACTCAGATTATGAAGAAGAAAAATGATCCCTTTCATCATAAGCTTATCCTTGTAATTATGATCCCCCTTATCGGGGCTATTTTACTTGGTGTATTCACGTATGGTCTCGTTTCTTATCAACAACAAAAGAAAAAGTCTCCACAAAAACCATTGGATGAAGAAAGTGGTGATTATTTCTCTACTACAACTTTTGATGGAAAAGTGGTGTATGTTGATATCTTGAAGGCAACAAATGACTTCGATGAAGCCTATTGCATTGGGACCGGAGGATATGGGACTGTGTACAAAGTCGAGCTACAACCTAACAATGTGGTAGCTGTCAAGAAACTTCACTCATCATCTGAGAAAGTTGATCATAATGGATTCATTAATGAGGTGCGAGCATTAACGAACATAAGGCATCGAAACATAGTGAAACTCTATGGATATTGCTCCCATGTACGCCACTCATTTTTGATTTACGAATACCTTGAAAACGGGAGCCTTGGATCAATCTTAAGAAGTGATACCTTCATAaaagaattggattggttgaaaaGGGTCAATATTGTAAAGGGCGTGGCTAATGGTTTGGCTTATATGCATCATGACTGCTCACCACCTATAATTCATAGAGACATTTCCATTGCGAACATCCTTCTTGATTCTGATTATGAGGCACATATTTCTGATTTTGGCACATCCAAGCTTTTAAAGCTAGACTCATCCAACTGGACCACAATTACAGGCACCTATGGTTATATCGCACCAG AACTTGCTTATACGATGGTGGCAACCGAGAAATGTGATGTGTATAGCTTTGGAGTTGTTGCACTAGAAGTGGTCATGGGAAAGCATCCTGGAGACCTGATAACATCTTTACCAACATTGTCTGTAGATTATTTGGTACTAAAAAATGTGGGAGATAGTCGGATACCTCCTCCCTCATCTCAAGTTGAGAAACAACTTGAGTTGGTTTTGAGTCTCTCAAGAGCATGTTTGAACTCCAATCCACATGAAAGACCAACAATGCAACAAGTTTCAAATATGTTAATGAAGGATCTGCTTTGA
- the LOC111895825 gene encoding probable leucine-rich repeat receptor-like protein kinase At1g35710, with the protein MNKLSGVIPPEIGNMHRLTILYLYSNNIYGAIPIELGNLKSLTHLAVYKNQLSGYIPSSLGDLTSLNVLYLFQNQLSGPIPVELGNLKSLTDLAVDNDQLSGSIPSSLGDLTSLNVLNLFRNQLSGPIPTELGKLKSLTHFLVHNNQLSGSIPSSLGDLTSLNVLYLNQNQLSGPIPIELGNLNAVTDLEVSANQLSGSIPSSLGNLTSLNVLYLNQNQLSGPIPIELGKLKSLTHFSVYNNQLSGSIPSSFGDLTSLNVLRLYQNQLSGPIPIELGNLNSLTSLQMSNNQLSGSIPSSLANLSSVQWLILGGNKLSGPIPSELGKLKSLTHLSVRGNQLTGFIPSSFGDLTSLYHLYMHHNELTGPIPSELAKLKYLTDFQVNNNQISGYIPPEFGNLTQLQRLDLSSNRLVGEIPKEFGKMKNMLELYLVGNHLSGVIPLELGFCELLELLDLSKNRLNGSIPTSIGQWAQIHFLNLSNNKLNEKIPSEIGRLVHLTELDLSHNFLTKEIPSGVRSLQSLQKLDLSHNRLSGSIPDAFKSLPSGIDINLSFNNLSGPVPPYASFVNASIERNPDLCGNITGVNLCPSQIMKKKNDPFHHKLILVIMIPLIGAILLGVFTYGLISYQQQKKKSPQKPLDEESGDYFSTITFDGKVVYVDILKATNDFDEAYCIGTGGYGTVYKVELQPNNVVAVKKLHSSSENVDHNGFINEVQALTNIRHRNIVKLYGYCSHVRHSLLIYEYLENGSLGSILRSDVFVKELDWLKRVNIVKGVANGLAYMHHDCSPPIIHRDISIANILLDSDCEAHISDFGTSKLLKLDSSNWTALTGTYGYIAPELAYTMVATEKCDVYSFGVVALEVIMGKHPGELITSLPTLSADYLVPENVGDSRIPPPTSQVEKHVKLVLSLSRACLNSNPHERPTMKQVSNLLMKDLL; encoded by the exons ATGAATAAGCTTTCTGGAGTAATCCCACCTGAAATAGGAAACATGCACCGACTAACCATTTTGTACTTATACTCAAACAATATCTATGGTGCCATTCCTATTGAACTTGGGAATTTGAAGTCTCTCACTCATCTTGCGGTTTACAAAAATCAACTTAGTGGTTATATTCCGTCATCATTGGGTGATTTGACATCTTTGAATGTCCTTTATTTGTTCCAAAATCAACTCTCTGGTCCCATTCCTGTTGAGCTTGGAAATTTAAAGTCTCTCACTGATCTTGCAGTGGACAACGATCAACTTAGTGGTTCTATTCCTTCATCATTGGGTGATTTGACATCTTTGAATGTCCTTAATTTGTTCCGAAATCAACTCTCTGGTCCCATTCCTACTGAACTTGGGAAGTTGAAGTCTCTCACTCACTTTTTGGTGCACAACAATCAACTTAGTGGTTCTATTCCTTCATCATTGGGCGATTTGACATCTTTGAATGTCCTTTATTTGAACCAAAATCAACTCTCTGGTCCCATTCCTATTGAACTTGGGAATTTGAACGCGGTCACTGATCTTGAGGTGAGCGCCAATCAACTTAGTGGTTCTATTCCTTCATCATTGGGTAATTTGACATCTTTGAATGTCCTTTATTTGAACCAAAATCAGCTCTCTGGTCCCATTCCTATTGAACTTGGGAAGTTGAAGTCTCTCACTCATTTTTCGGTGTACAACAATCAACTTAGTGGTTCTATTCCTTCATCATTCGGTGATTTGACGTCTTTGAATGTCCTTCGTTTGTACCAAAATCAACTCTCTGGTCCCATTCCCATTGAACTTGGGAATTTGAACTCGCTCACTAGTCTTCAGATGAGCAACAATCAGCTTAGTGGTTCGATTCCTTCATCACTAGCAAATTTGAGCAGCGTACAATGGCTGATCCTCGGTGGTAATAAATTATCTGGTCCCATTCCTAGTGAACTTGGGAAGTTGAAGTCTCTCACTCATCTTTCAGTGAGAGGAAATCAGCTTACTGGTTTTATTCCTTCCTCATTTGGTGATTTGACATCTTTATATCACCTTTATATGCATCACAATGAGCTTACTGGTCCCATTCCTAGTGAACTTGCCAAGTTGAAGTATCTTACTGATTTTCAGGTGAACAACAATCAAATTAGTGGTTATATTCCTCCAGAGTTTGGAAATTTAACTCAACTACAAAGGCTTGATTTGTCTTCGAATCGTTTGGTTGGTGAGATCCCAAAGGAGTTTGGGAAGATGAAAAATATGTTGGAATTGTACTTGGTAGGCAACCATCTTTCCGGTGTTATACCTCTAGAGCTTGGATTTTGTGAGCTCCTTGAACTACTCGATCtatctaaaaatagattgaatggGTCGATTCCAACAAGTATCGGACAATGGGCACAAATCCACTTCTTGAATCTTAGTAATAACAAGCTCAATGAGAAAATTCCATCCGAGATTGGTAGATTAGTTCATCTTACGGAACTTGATTTATCTCATAACTTTCTCACGAAAGAGATACCATCTGGAGTTCGAAGCTTGCAGAGTTTGCAAAAATTGGATCTTTCTCATAATAGACTATCCGGTTCTATTCCAGATGCTTTTAAAAGTTTGCCTAGCGGGATTGATATCAACCTTTCTTTCAATAATCTCTCAGGTCCAGTCCCCCCTTATGCCAGCTTTGTGAATGCGTCCATAGAAAGAAATCCAGATTTGTGTGGGAATATTACGGGAGTGAATCTTTGTCCAAGTCAGATTATGAAGAAGAAAAATGATCCCTTTCATCATAAGCTTATCCTTGTAATTATGATCCCACTTATTGGGGCTATTTTACTTGGTGTATTCACGTATGGCCTCATTTCTTATCAACAACAAAAGAAAAAGTCTCCACAAAAACCATTGGATGAAGAAAGTGGTGATTATTTCTCTACTATAACTTTTGATGGAAAAGTGGTGTATGTTGATATCTTGAAGGCAACAAATGACTTTGATGAAGCATATTGCATTGGGACCGGAGGATATGGGACTGTGTACAAAGTCGAGCTACAACCTAACAATGTGGTAGCTGTCAAGAAACTTCACTCATCATCTGAGAATGTTGATCATAATGGATTCATTAATGAGGTACAAGCATTAACGAACATAAGGCATCGCAACATAGTGAAACTCTATGGATATTGCTCCCATGTCCGCCACTCATTATTGATTTATGAATACCTTGAAAACGGAAGTCTTGGATCAATCTTAAGAAGCGATGTCTTTGTAaaagaattggattggttgaaaaGGGTCAATATTGTAAAGGGTGTGGCTAATGGTTTGGCTTATATGCATCACGACTGCTCACCACCTATAATTCATAGAGACATATCCATAGCCAACATCCTTCTTGATTCTGATTGTGAGGCACATATTTCTGATTTTGGCACATCCAAGCTTTTAAAGCTAGACTCATCCAACTGGACTGCACTTACAGGCACTTACGGTTATATCGCGCCAG AGCTTGCTTATACGATGGTGGCAACCGAGAAATGTGATGTGTATAGCTTTGGAGTTGTTGCACTAGAAGTGATCATGGGAAAGCATCCTGGAGAACTGATAACATCTTTACCAACATTGTCTGCAGATTATCTGGTACCAGAAAATGTGGGAGATAGTCGGATACCTCCTCCCACATCCCAAGTTGAGAAACATGTTAAGTTGGTTTTAAGTCTCTCAAGAGCATGTTTGAACTCCAATCCACATGAAAGACCAACAATGAAACAAGTTTCAAATCTGTTAATGAAGGATCTCCTGTGA
- the LOC111895842 gene encoding probable metal-nicotianamine transporter YSL7: MMERSSSRRDVASSYDDDLPHSEISDGKRSKDAGNEMDSIERIFESKEVPPWQRQLTVRAFVVSFILGIMFTFIVMKLNLTTGIIPSLNVSAGLLGFFFVKTWTKFLNKSGMLRQPFTRQENTVIQTCVVATSGIAFSGGFGSYLFGMSEVVAKQSSENNYEENTKNPSLTWLIGFLFVVSFLGLFSVVPLRKIMIVDFKLIYPSGTATAHLINSFHTPQGAKLAKRQVRTLGKFFTFSFLWGLFQWFFTAGDGCGFSSFPSLGLEAYEHKFYFDFSATYVGVGMICPYLINVSLLVGAVISWGLMWPLINLREGDWYPKGLGSSSLHGIQGYRVFIGIAMILGDGLYNFFKVLGHTCFGLYRQVRHRKSQSQLPVSRNSSPEIPQISYDDQRRTHLFLKDQIPMWIAIIGYLVIAAVSIVVLPHIFHQLKWYHITVIYALAPTLAFCNAYGCGLTDWSLASTYGKLAIFIVGAWAGGENGGVLAGLAACGVMMNIVSTASDLMQDFKTGYMTLASPRSMFVSQVIGTAMGCVISPCVFWLFYQAFNDLGQPGSEYPAPYALIYRNMAVLGVEGFAALPRHCLALCYGFFGLAIVINGMRDAVGKEKAKFIPIPMAMAIPFYIGGYFAIDMCVGSLILFVWSKVNKAKAAAFGPAVASGLICGDGIWTLPSSILALAGVKPPICMKFLSRGDNVRVDQILKSS; the protein is encoded by the exons ATGATGGAACGTTCGTCTTCGAGAAGAGACGTGGCGAGCAGTTACGACGATGATCTGCCGCACAGCGAGATCAGCGACGGTAAAAGGAGCAAGGACGCCGGCAACGAGATGGATTCGATCGAGCGGATATTCGAGAGCAAGGAGGTGCCGCCGTGGCAGCGCCAGCTGACAGTGCGAGCATTCGTCGTGAGCTTTATTTTGGGGATTATGTTTACTTTCATTGTTATGAAACTTAACCTCACTACCGGAATTATTCCCTCGCTTAACGTCTCCGCCGGACTGTTAGGGTTCTTCTTCGTGAAAACCTGGACAAAATTTCTCAATAAATCCGGCATGCTCAGGCAGCCGTTTACTCGGCAGGAGAATACTGTTATTCAGACTTGCGTCGTCGCCACCTCCGGCATCGCCTTCTCCG GAGGGTTTGGTAGTTACCTGTTTGGCATGAGTGAAGTGGTAGCAAAGCAGTCAAGCGAAAATAACTATGAGGAGAACACAAAGAACCCTTCTCTCACTTGGTTGATTGGTTTCCTTTTTGTTGTTAGCTTCCTTGGACTCTTTTCTGTAGTACCACTTCGCAAG ATAATGATAGTTGATTTCAAACTGATTTACCCCAGTGGCACTGCAACTGCTCACCTTATCAACAGTTTCCATACTCCCCAAGGAGCCAAGTTAGCCAA GAGACAAGTACGAACTCTAGGCAAATTCTTCACCTTCAGCTTTCTGTGGGGCTTGTTTCAATGGTTCTTCACCGCCGGAGACGGCTGCGGTTTCTCAAGCTTCCCTTCCCTCGGCCTCGAGGCATACGAACACAAATTCTACTTCGACTTCTCAGCCACCTACGTCGGCGTCGGAATGATCTGCCCTTACCTCATCAACGTCTCTCTCCTCGTCGGCGCAGTCATCTCCTGGGGTCTAATGTGGCCCCTCATAAACCTCCGCGAAGGCGATTGGTACCCTAAAGGTCTCGGATCCAGCAGCCTCCACGGAATCCAAGGCTACAGAGTCTTCATCGGAATCGCCATGATTCTCGGCGACGGCCTCTACAACTTCTTCAAAGTCCTCGGCCACACCTGCTTCGGTTTATACCGCCAAGTCCGCCACCGGAAATCCCAATCCCAACTCCCGGTCAGCCGCAACTCCTCCCCGGAAATCCCCCAAATCTCCTACGACGACCAACGCCGGACCCACCTCTTCCTCAAAGACCAAATCCCAATGTGGATCGCCATCATCGGCTACCTCGTAATCGCCGCCGTCTCCATCGTCGTCCTCCCACACATCTTCCACCAACTCAAATGGTACCACATCACCGTCATCTACGCTTTAGCCCCAACTCTCGCGTTCTGTAACGCCTACGGATGCGGCCTCACCGACTGGTCCTTAGCTTCCACCTACGGAAAGCTCGCGATATTCATCGTCGGAGCATGGGCCGGTGGAGAAAACGGCGGCGTCCTCGCCGGATTAGCCGCGTGCGGCGTCATGATGAACATCGTCTCCACCGCTTCTGACCTAATGCAAGATTTCAAAACCGGATACATGACATTAGCATCACCCCGATCGATGTTCGTAAGCCAAGTAATCGGAACAGCAATGGGATGCGTTATCTCTCCATGTGTGTTCTGGTTATTCTATCAAGCTTTCAACGACCTCGGACAACCCGGTTCAGAATATCCGGCTCCCTACGCTTTAATCTACAGAAACATGGCGGTTTTAGGGGTCGAAGGGTTTGCAGCTTTACCTAGACATTGTTTGGCTTTATGCTACGGATTCTTTGGATTAGCGATTGTGATCAATGGAATGAGGGATGCCGTCGGGAAAGAGAAAGCGAAGTTTATTCCGATTCCAATGGCGATGGCGATTCCGTTTTACATTGGGGGGTATTTCGCGATTGATATGTGTGTTGGGAGTTTGATTTTGTTTGTTTGGTCAAAGGTGAATAAAGCTAAGGCGGCGGCGTTTGGACCGGCGGTGGCTTCCGGTTTGATTTGTGGGGATGGGATTTGGACTTTGCCAAGTTCGATACTTGCTTTGGCCGGTGTTAAGCCGCCGATTTGCATGAAGTTTCTTTCCAGGGGGGATAACGTGAGAGTTGACCAAATTTTAAAGTCGTCTTAA